The DNA sequence CATGATAAGAAAGCGCGTGGGAACACCTTGAAATTGGTCTTGGTACCAGAGCTTGGTTCAGCGACCATTCACCCAGTTTCTCTGGAAGAGATGAAAGACTACTTGGTAAAATAAGGAGAACGTATGAGATATTTAACTGCAGGAGAATCACACGGTCCGCGTCTGACGGCAATTATCGAAGGGATTCCAGCTGGCCTTCCTTTGACAGCAGAGGATATCAATGAGGATCTGAAACGCCGTCAGGGTGGCTACGGTCGTGGTGGTCGTATGAAGATTGAGAGTGACCAGGTTGTCTTTACATCGGGCGTTCGCCACGGGAAAACGACAGGGGCTCCCATTACCATGGATGTCATCAATAAGGACCACCAGAAATGGTTGGATATCATGTCTGCAGAAGACATAGAAGACCGCCTCAAAAGCAAGCGGAAAATCACTCATCCTCGTCCAGGTCACGCCGACTTGGTTGGGGGCATCAAGTACCGCTTTGACGATTTGCGAAATTCCTTGGAGCGCTCATCAGCTCGTGAAACAACTATGCGGGTGGCAGTAGGAGCAGTAGCCAAACGCCTTTTGGCTGAACTGGAGATAGAAATCGCCAACCACGTTGTGGTCTTTGGTGGTAAGGAAATTGATGTTCCTGAAAATCTAACAGTCGCTGAGATTAGGCAAAGAGTTGCCCAGTCTGAAGTTTCTATTGTCAACCAAGAACGAGAACAAGAAATCAAGGATTATATTGACCAAATCAAGCGTGACGGTGATACCATCGGTGGGGTTGTTGAGACAGTCGTCGGAGGCGTTCCAGTTGGCCTTGGATCCTATGTTCAATGGGACAGAAAATTAGATGCGCGATTGGCCCAAGCAGTTGTTTCTATCAATGCCTTTAAAGGAGTGGAATTTGGTCTTGGATTTGAAGCTGGTAACCGAAAAGGCAGCCAAGTTATGGATGAAATTCTCTGGTCTAAAGAAGACGGTTATACTCGCCGTACCAATAATCTAGGTGGTTTCGAAGGTGGTATGACCAATGGGCAACCAATTGTTGTTCGAGGTGTCATGAAACCCATTCCCACTCTCTATAAACCATTGATGAGTGTGGATATCGAGACTCACGAACCTTACAAGGCAACTGTGGAGAGAAGTGATCCAACCGCTCTGCCTGCGGCTGGAGTAGTTATGGAAGCCGTTGTAGCAACGGTTCTGGCGCAAGAAATCCTTGAAAAATTCTCATCAGATAATCTTGAAGAATTAAAAGAGGCAGTTGCCAAGCACCGAGACTATACAAAGAACTATTAAGGAGTCCTTATGGCAAAAACCATCTATATCGCAGGTCTCGGTTTGATTGGTGCTTCGATGGCACTCGGTATCAAGCGCGATCATTCGGATTATGAAATTTTGGGTTATAATCGCAGTCGGGCTTCGAGAGACATTGCCTTAGAGCGAGGAATGATAGACCGTGCGACGGATGATTTTGCCAGTTTCGCTCCTCTGGCAGATATCATTATTCTGACCTTGCCAATCAAACAGACCATTGCTTTTATTCAGGAATTGGCAGGTTTGAACTTGAAAGAAGGCGTCATTATATCGGATGCGGGCTCAACCAAGTCAGCCATCGTGGATGCGGCGGAGGAATATTTAGCTGACAGGCCTATTCGATTTGTCGGGGCCCATCCCATGGCTGGTAGCCACAAGACAGGAGCTGCTTCTGCAGATGTTAATCTCTTTGAAAATGCCTATTATATCTTCACACCTTCGAGCCTGACAGGTCCTGACACACTTGAGGAAATGAAGGATCTGCTTTCTGGTCTCCATGCTCGTTTCATTGAAATTGATGCCAAGGAGCACGATCGGGTCACTTCACAGATTAGCCATTTTCCCCATATCTTGGCATCAGGTCTCATGGAGCAAACAGCTGTCTATGCTCAAGAACATGAGATGACAAGGCGCTTTGCGGCGGGTGGCTTTCGAGATATGACCCGGATTGCAGAGAGTGAACCAGGTATGTGGACTTCTATCCTCTTGTCCAATCGCGAGACCATCCTAGAGCGGATTGAGGATTTCAAGGAA is a window from the Streptococcus oralis genome containing:
- the aroC gene encoding chorismate synthase, with translation MRYLTAGESHGPRLTAIIEGIPAGLPLTAEDINEDLKRRQGGYGRGGRMKIESDQVVFTSGVRHGKTTGAPITMDVINKDHQKWLDIMSAEDIEDRLKSKRKITHPRPGHADLVGGIKYRFDDLRNSLERSSARETTMRVAVGAVAKRLLAELEIEIANHVVVFGGKEIDVPENLTVAEIRQRVAQSEVSIVNQEREQEIKDYIDQIKRDGDTIGGVVETVVGGVPVGLGSYVQWDRKLDARLAQAVVSINAFKGVEFGLGFEAGNRKGSQVMDEILWSKEDGYTRRTNNLGGFEGGMTNGQPIVVRGVMKPIPTLYKPLMSVDIETHEPYKATVERSDPTALPAAGVVMEAVVATVLAQEILEKFSSDNLEELKEAVAKHRDYTKNY
- a CDS encoding prephenate dehydrogenase, translating into MAKTIYIAGLGLIGASMALGIKRDHSDYEILGYNRSRASRDIALERGMIDRATDDFASFAPLADIIILTLPIKQTIAFIQELAGLNLKEGVIISDAGSTKSAIVDAAEEYLADRPIRFVGAHPMAGSHKTGAASADVNLFENAYYIFTPSSLTGPDTLEEMKDLLSGLHARFIEIDAKEHDRVTSQISHFPHILASGLMEQTAVYAQEHEMTRRFAAGGFRDMTRIAESEPGMWTSILLSNRETILERIEDFKERLDEIGQAISKGEEEQIWNFFNQAREQRQAMEIHKRGGVDSSYDLYVDVPDEEDVILRILELLRGTSLVNIHINEENREDVHGILQISFKNAQDLERAERLITENTDYTVVIK